In Tachysurus fulvidraco isolate hzauxx_2018 chromosome 1, HZAU_PFXX_2.0, whole genome shotgun sequence, a single window of DNA contains:
- the LOC113635023 gene encoding C-C motif chemokine 3-like, with translation MSSCTLLLLLLGLSCLQSFTKAEHANGADLCCFEFHKKTFPAGNVVSYIETRDDCTLPGVIFTTKKGYRICADPEMDWVQQVIKIKNSA, from the exons ATGTCCTCCTGTACTctcctgctgcttctgctggGTCTTTCCTGCCTTCAGAGCTTCACAAAGGCAGAGC ATGCAAATGGAGCAGATTTGTGCTGTTTCGAGTTCCACAAAAAAACGTTCCCTGCAGGAAACGTTGTTTCTTACATAGAAACAAGAGATGACTGTACACTTCCTGGTGTCAT TTTTACCACAAAGAAGGGTTATCGCATATGTGCAGACCCTGAGATGGACTGGGTGCAGCAggtcatcaaaattaaaaactcAGCCTAA